Proteins co-encoded in one Hymenobacter swuensis DY53 genomic window:
- a CDS encoding nucleoside deaminase, with amino-acid sequence MDTPNPEFMREAIRLSIEKMQAGFGGPFGAVVVKDGQIIARGFNQVTSTNDPTCHAEVDAIRKACATLGTFQLDDCDLYTSCEPCPMCLGAIYWARPRRVFYGNNKQDAAAIGFDDQFIYEELEKPLDGRRIPMVELLREEALAGFRAWQQKEGRTDY; translated from the coding sequence ATGGATACTCCTAATCCTGAATTTATGCGCGAAGCCATTCGCTTATCCATCGAGAAAATGCAGGCTGGCTTTGGTGGCCCTTTCGGAGCGGTGGTAGTGAAGGACGGACAAATTATTGCCAGGGGCTTCAACCAGGTAACCAGCACCAATGATCCAACCTGCCACGCCGAGGTAGATGCAATCCGCAAGGCCTGCGCTACCCTGGGCACCTTTCAGCTGGACGACTGCGACCTGTACACGAGCTGTGAGCCCTGTCCGATGTGCCTGGGAGCCATCTATTGGGCCCGTCCCCGCCGCGTTTTTTACGGTAACAATAAGCAGGACGCGGCTGCCATTGGCTTCGACGACCAGTTTATTTATGAGGAACTGGAAAAGCCCCTCGACGGCCGGCGCATCCCAATGGTGGAATTATTGCGTGAAGAAGCCCTGGCCGGCTTCCGGGCCTGGCAGCAGAAAGAAGGACGTACTGATTATTAA
- a CDS encoding heparinase II/III domain-containing protein: protein MLKNRVLIIALLFLSISFSSRAQVGQWQPANATTTYPRTLLTPEALPVLRASLLTPGPAALYRGLYENSLGDPPADNTSASGRRARATFAKNAAFLLLVNRQPLAGTLAEWPEAERQAYQARAVAVLESLNPAVEVFASFAGTTYTEWQWRSKELIDYLVAYDLLRGAGVPAAKLEPARTRLQQFAGNLYRESNRPFLGVYFFRQIKNNHALMTAAALGMAAVVLNDATSPDVNQQPVNWINAGLFHLDNVLWEDAQRQSDPTTVAGYAEGPYYFKYAFLNCLPFIRALGQFAPKASFTCSYNGLTRIIPNPYSDPRYERLYEWMSAITMPDGRFPALEDSYVDMGMPELALTGHGRYVQPLHLARLGSSQLNTLTAQLRDATVDMRAAYLAALPTPTPVTRPTLTHLPSSGNLIFRSGSDSLATYFHVYGKSGAAQANSGGHNQADATSFMLHARGQLLALDAGYLSYGRRAEVGQANNHNLILVDGNGPAIGTAGSPNDAPVSLPTAFATPELAFGEAHTTYQGASIIRKTLFIRNQYILLADFVVAPVPHTYTWQLHGYGLEGGTSTTGTFQAAFTDEEASWEKSGVQLRAHVTTPGPAPTFGKATNAHELAYNTPENHTTLLVQSAASTQTQFLAALVPGEATAATAKFTTRSTAATAALTATSHGFQDAAFTQSDTLLTTAAGLPEILASDARLTFLSVDYTGQPAQLFLDQGTQLHYGPTVLLQASRRATISWQRDTRGGYVGYADRATTLVVHLTTAPGPVAGAGVQTSSYNSATQQLTIKLEAASALTVQTAAQPLPVTLVSFAGQRKQAGVVLSWQTAAEINNRGFALQRRSPTDTAFRTIDFMPAKGTTAGTTSYTYTDPTAPTEMVYYRLQQQNLDGTVAYSGVVPVAAAPAVTSVLQAAPVPAHDLLRVTAPGTFPAASGLELLDSRSRVVLRQSLLTQTVLSTVALPTGVYFLRAVDAAGYPLTSPLRILVAH, encoded by the coding sequence GTGTTAAAGAACCGAGTACTTATTATTGCCTTACTTTTTCTTTCGATTTCATTCAGCAGCCGGGCGCAGGTGGGCCAGTGGCAACCGGCCAATGCCACCACTACCTACCCGCGCACGTTGCTAACGCCGGAGGCTCTGCCGGTGCTACGGGCTTCCCTGCTGACGCCGGGGCCGGCGGCCCTGTATCGCGGACTTTACGAGAACAGCCTGGGCGACCCACCAGCGGATAACACGTCGGCGAGTGGGCGGCGGGCCCGGGCTACGTTTGCCAAGAATGCTGCGTTTCTGCTGCTGGTGAACCGGCAGCCGTTGGCGGGCACGCTGGCGGAGTGGCCCGAGGCCGAGCGGCAGGCGTACCAGGCGCGGGCGGTGGCGGTGCTGGAAAGCCTGAACCCAGCCGTGGAGGTGTTTGCCAGCTTTGCTGGCACCACGTACACCGAGTGGCAGTGGCGCTCTAAGGAGCTGATTGACTACCTGGTGGCGTATGACCTATTGCGCGGGGCCGGCGTACCGGCCGCAAAGCTGGAGCCCGCCCGCACCCGGCTGCAGCAATTTGCCGGGAATTTATACCGGGAATCGAACCGGCCTTTTCTGGGCGTGTACTTTTTCCGGCAGATCAAGAACAACCACGCTCTGATGACGGCCGCAGCCCTGGGCATGGCCGCCGTGGTGCTCAACGACGCTACCAGCCCCGACGTCAATCAGCAGCCCGTTAACTGGATCAACGCTGGACTTTTCCACCTCGACAATGTGCTCTGGGAAGATGCCCAGCGGCAGTCGGACCCGACGACGGTGGCGGGCTATGCCGAGGGGCCGTATTACTTCAAATACGCCTTTTTGAACTGCCTGCCGTTTATTCGGGCGCTGGGCCAGTTTGCGCCGAAGGCCAGCTTCACCTGCTCCTACAACGGCCTCACGCGCATCATCCCGAACCCGTATTCCGACCCGCGCTACGAGCGGCTCTATGAGTGGATGAGCGCCATTACTATGCCCGACGGCCGCTTTCCGGCTCTGGAAGACTCCTATGTGGACATGGGCATGCCGGAGCTGGCCCTCACCGGCCACGGCCGCTACGTGCAGCCGTTGCACCTCGCGCGCCTGGGCAGTAGTCAGCTTAACACCCTCACGGCCCAGCTCCGCGACGCCACCGTGGACATGCGCGCCGCCTACCTGGCCGCTTTGCCCACACCGACGCCCGTAACTCGCCCTACCCTCACCCACCTGCCGTCCAGTGGCAACCTCATCTTTCGCTCCGGCTCCGATTCGCTGGCCACGTATTTCCATGTGTACGGCAAAAGCGGCGCGGCCCAGGCCAACTCCGGGGGCCACAACCAGGCCGATGCCACCAGCTTTATGCTGCACGCCCGGGGGCAGTTGCTGGCCCTGGATGCCGGCTACCTGAGCTACGGCCGTCGCGCCGAAGTGGGCCAGGCCAACAACCACAACCTGATTTTGGTAGACGGCAATGGCCCGGCCATCGGCACGGCCGGCAGCCCCAACGACGCGCCCGTGAGTCTGCCCACGGCCTTTGCCACGCCGGAGCTGGCATTCGGTGAGGCCCACACTACGTATCAGGGCGCTTCCATCATTCGCAAAACACTGTTTATTCGCAACCAGTACATACTATTGGCCGATTTTGTGGTGGCCCCGGTGCCGCACACCTATACCTGGCAGCTGCATGGCTACGGGCTGGAAGGCGGCACCAGCACTACCGGCACGTTTCAGGCGGCCTTTACCGATGAAGAAGCCAGCTGGGAGAAAAGCGGGGTGCAGTTGCGGGCCCACGTGACTACGCCGGGGCCGGCTCCCACCTTCGGGAAAGCTACCAACGCCCACGAACTGGCCTACAACACGCCGGAAAACCACACGACGCTGCTTGTACAATCGGCCGCCAGCACCCAGACGCAATTCCTGGCGGCGTTGGTGCCGGGCGAGGCCACGGCGGCTACGGCGAAGTTTACCACCCGCAGTACCGCCGCCACCGCCGCCCTCACAGCCACCAGTCATGGCTTCCAGGACGCCGCCTTCACCCAATCCGACACGCTGCTGACCACGGCTGCCGGCCTACCCGAAATCCTGGCGTCGGATGCCCGGCTCACCTTTTTATCGGTTGATTACACGGGGCAGCCGGCTCAGCTGTTTCTCGATCAGGGCACTCAGCTACACTATGGCCCAACGGTGCTGCTGCAAGCCAGCCGGCGGGCTACCATCAGCTGGCAGCGGGACACGCGCGGCGGCTACGTGGGCTACGCCGACCGGGCCACCACGCTGGTAGTACACCTGACTACCGCCCCCGGACCGGTGGCCGGGGCGGGCGTGCAGACATCTTCGTATAACTCAGCCACGCAGCAGCTGACCATCAAGCTGGAAGCCGCTTCAGCCCTAACGGTACAGACGGCCGCCCAGCCGTTGCCCGTTACGCTGGTGAGCTTTGCGGGCCAGCGCAAACAAGCGGGCGTGGTGCTTAGCTGGCAGACGGCGGCGGAAATCAACAACCGAGGATTCGCACTCCAGCGCCGCAGCCCCACCGATACTGCCTTCCGCACCATTGACTTCATGCCCGCCAAAGGCACCACGGCCGGCACCACTTCTTACACCTATACTGACCCCACGGCACCGACCGAAATGGTGTATTACCGGCTGCAACAACAGAATCTGGACGGCACCGTTGCCTACTCGGGCGTGGTGCCGGTGGCGGCAGCTCCGGCTGTAACCTCAGTTCTGCAGGCCGCCCCAGTACCTGCTCACGACTTGCTGCGCGTTACTGCTCCCGGTACTTTTCCGGCGGCCTCCGGGCTAGAGCTGCTGGATAGCCGGAGCCGCGTAGTGCTACGCCAGTCACTGCTGACGCAAACGGTGCTATCCACGGTGGCCCTGCCGACCGGGGTGTATTTCCTGCGGGCCGTTGATGCGGCCGGCTACCCACTGACCTCGCCCCTCCGGATCCTGGTGGCACATTAG
- a CDS encoding DUF6686 family protein: protein MAQFFHHNDFGYCARCPRTRHLHVCFGNVALATTPEEFQEFRRSVGETWQHHCLRTHDPEARCIALRTSALRLALVFSLVELTQLRDILENTALLLEVELLLQ, encoded by the coding sequence ATGGCTCAATTCTTTCATCACAACGATTTCGGGTATTGCGCCCGCTGCCCGCGCACCCGGCATCTGCATGTCTGTTTCGGTAATGTGGCCTTAGCTACTACGCCCGAGGAGTTTCAGGAATTCCGCCGTTCCGTGGGCGAGACCTGGCAGCACCACTGCCTACGCACCCACGATCCGGAAGCGCGGTGCATCGCCCTGCGTACTTCTGCCCTCCGGCTGGCCCTGGTATTCTCATTGGTAGAGCTGACCCAACTCCGCGACATTCTGGAAAATACGGCGCTATTGCTGGAAGTGGAACTGCTGCTGCAATAA
- a CDS encoding AsmA family protein codes for MPLFRRVLAFSVVGLLLAVVTGGWLLGTHWGRQQLEHLIRQRLARQSDLVLGPMKIDFSLLRDFPHLTASVQHLSLTDTSYQRAVPVLQIGRADVRLELRHIWRGEFRVSHLTIRDAVFRQVTDSLGRDWGLRGKGPRRSQPKAPPDFDLDSLLLLNVRVIDRNELHNGGFSASVRQGRLRVQVQAGQANVWGRLNGQLVYLRSSRGNLFEQEPVVARIRYRYDFRRREGTFERTRATLNGDTVLVNGTHRGASPTELRGTHLNLTFQGNQPLLEILHTALPPGLERFLRGARSPSHAHIQYTIRGFSGPTTRPRTVLHFSMRNAQVQWADSARRIKRWDARGTFDNGPGHTPRTTSLRFDQCRLYSEAGQLDAVLLVRDFTRPHLRGHVRGRTELQTLASVVVPDLWRARQGQAALDLELNGILPAIPNRTTRRALLADTLLPPISARGTVRLENATFDIPSRRARMSNLNVQVRLQDSIWRLENLAGRLNGMRVQANATTTHLLAYFSGQHSTTRVEGTFAVDEIQLNELRRLLAAPSGGRKKPAQPRRAGETRNQALAARALNVLPPGLRLNVALRCQRLVVGHDTLRRMAATVRHDGHNVQLRDLHVEVWGGQLSGLVSWPTDTLNLQPIAARLAVHFPALSYQQLLARITRPSRRPTKAAPDPTLRDVLLAANSDVTATIDRLQLPGSDELTQVQVRLKKNGPDFQIPAFTFRTGMGGEGRISASARLAGRHLSRARADLDLRYATLDVQALLQLLAALSTVPEQPTDSTRSRPRRAAGTPSPFLDGTVTGQVRVTADAMHYGALRGRNFRLTSRLETGRARVEECSMQAFGGQLQLKGILQTDSGANHHPLHAQVRVQQVQLPELFALAQELGFDVLGPENIRGTMQAEADVRTDLDNTFLPRLAQTHAFLRTDLRNLELLQVEALMQALRMFSAKRTSHLFFEPVQPRFVLEAGKVLIPGLNLSSNLTDMQVTGEYGLDGSANLYVGLSPLQALLGNNNKRIARIKSGEATRRPSRGLVFVNLRRMPGTRYKVRLFKKQEQRQLQQELQTRYRQLLRVQPLDTTFSLLQ; via the coding sequence ATGCCTTTGTTCCGCCGTGTACTGGCCTTTTCTGTTGTGGGGCTGCTGCTGGCGGTGGTAACAGGAGGCTGGCTGCTGGGCACGCACTGGGGACGGCAGCAGTTGGAACACCTTATCCGGCAACGCCTGGCCCGTCAGTCGGACTTGGTGCTGGGGCCGATGAAAATAGATTTCTCGCTGTTGCGCGACTTCCCGCACCTCACGGCTTCGGTGCAGCATCTTTCCCTGACGGACACCTCTTACCAGCGCGCCGTGCCGGTCCTGCAGATCGGCCGGGCCGATGTGCGGCTGGAGTTGCGCCACATCTGGCGGGGTGAGTTCCGGGTCAGCCACCTCACCATCCGGGATGCCGTGTTCCGACAGGTGACCGACTCACTGGGCCGCGACTGGGGCCTGCGCGGCAAAGGTCCGCGCCGGAGCCAGCCCAAAGCGCCCCCCGATTTCGACCTGGATTCTCTGCTGCTGCTGAACGTGCGGGTTATTGACCGCAACGAGCTTCATAACGGCGGTTTTTCAGCCTCCGTGCGCCAGGGCCGGCTGCGGGTGCAGGTGCAGGCTGGACAGGCAAACGTGTGGGGGCGGCTGAATGGGCAGCTGGTGTATCTGCGCAGCAGCCGGGGCAACCTGTTTGAGCAGGAACCCGTGGTGGCCCGTATCCGCTACCGCTATGATTTTCGGCGGCGGGAAGGCACGTTTGAGCGTACCCGCGCCACGCTCAACGGCGACACGGTGCTGGTAAATGGCACGCACCGTGGCGCCAGCCCTACGGAACTCCGTGGCACCCATCTTAACCTCACGTTTCAGGGCAATCAGCCGTTGCTGGAGATTCTGCATACGGCCTTACCGCCTGGGCTGGAGCGGTTTCTGCGTGGTGCCCGGAGCCCCAGTCACGCCCATATTCAGTATACCATCCGGGGCTTCAGCGGCCCTACCACCCGACCACGCACGGTGCTACATTTTTCCATGCGCAACGCCCAGGTGCAGTGGGCCGATTCGGCGCGGCGGATTAAGCGCTGGGACGCCCGGGGTACCTTCGACAACGGGCCGGGCCACACGCCTCGCACCACGTCGCTGCGGTTTGACCAGTGCCGGCTATACTCGGAAGCCGGCCAGCTGGATGCGGTGCTGTTGGTGCGCGATTTTACCCGCCCCCATTTGCGGGGTCACGTACGCGGGCGTACGGAGCTGCAGACGCTGGCGTCAGTGGTGGTACCCGATTTGTGGCGGGCGCGCCAGGGCCAGGCGGCACTGGATCTGGAGCTGAACGGAATTCTGCCAGCCATTCCGAACCGCACTACCCGCCGGGCGCTGCTGGCCGATACGCTGCTGCCGCCCATTTCCGCCCGGGGCACCGTACGCCTCGAGAATGCCACCTTTGATATTCCGAGCCGCCGGGCCCGCATGAGCAATCTGAACGTACAGGTGCGGCTGCAGGACAGCATCTGGCGGCTGGAAAACCTAGCGGGCCGGCTCAACGGCATGCGCGTACAGGCCAATGCTACCACCACCCATCTGCTGGCCTATTTCAGTGGGCAGCACTCCACTACGCGCGTAGAGGGCACTTTCGCGGTAGATGAAATTCAGTTGAATGAGTTGCGCCGCCTGCTGGCGGCTCCCAGCGGTGGGCGCAAAAAGCCGGCCCAGCCACGCCGGGCGGGCGAAACCCGCAACCAGGCCCTGGCCGCCCGCGCCCTTAATGTTCTGCCACCCGGCCTGCGGCTGAATGTGGCCCTGCGCTGCCAGCGGCTGGTGGTAGGTCACGATACACTCCGGCGCATGGCCGCCACGGTGCGCCACGACGGCCACAATGTGCAGCTCCGCGACCTGCACGTAGAAGTGTGGGGAGGGCAGCTCAGCGGGTTGGTCAGTTGGCCTACCGATACCCTAAACCTGCAGCCCATAGCGGCCCGCTTGGCAGTGCACTTCCCCGCCCTTAGCTACCAGCAGCTACTGGCCCGAATCACCCGCCCAAGTCGCCGGCCCACCAAGGCAGCGCCCGACCCAACGCTGCGTGACGTGCTGCTGGCGGCTAACAGCGACGTTACGGCCACCATTGACCGGCTGCAGCTGCCCGGCTCCGACGAGTTGACTCAGGTGCAGGTCCGGCTGAAAAAAAACGGGCCCGACTTTCAGATTCCGGCGTTTACGTTCCGGACGGGCATGGGTGGGGAAGGCCGCATCAGTGCCAGTGCGCGGCTGGCTGGCCGCCACCTCAGCCGCGCCCGTGCCGACCTGGACCTTCGCTACGCCACGCTGGATGTGCAAGCGCTGCTGCAGCTGCTGGCGGCCCTGAGTACGGTACCGGAACAACCCACCGACAGCACCCGCAGCCGACCGCGCCGGGCAGCCGGCACGCCCTCCCCTTTTCTTGATGGCACCGTGACGGGGCAGGTTCGCGTAACGGCGGATGCGATGCACTACGGAGCCCTGCGCGGCCGGAATTTTCGGTTGACGAGCCGTCTGGAGACAGGCAGGGCACGGGTGGAAGAATGCTCGATGCAGGCTTTTGGCGGGCAGCTGCAGCTGAAGGGTATTCTGCAAACCGATTCGGGGGCGAACCATCACCCGTTGCACGCCCAGGTGCGGGTGCAGCAGGTGCAGCTGCCGGAGCTGTTCGCGCTGGCGCAGGAGTTGGGCTTCGATGTATTGGGACCGGAGAATATCCGGGGCACTATGCAGGCCGAAGCCGACGTGCGCACCGACCTCGATAACACCTTTTTGCCGCGCCTGGCCCAGACGCACGCATTCCTGCGCACCGATTTGCGTAACCTGGAGCTGCTGCAGGTGGAGGCGCTTATGCAGGCCCTGCGCATGTTCAGCGCCAAACGCACCAGCCACCTGTTTTTCGAGCCGGTACAGCCGCGCTTTGTGCTGGAAGCGGGCAAAGTGCTCATTCCGGGCCTCAACCTGAGCAGCAACCTCACCGATATGCAGGTAACCGGCGAGTATGGTCTTGATGGCAGTGCGAACTTATACGTAGGCCTCAGCCCCCTGCAGGCCCTTCTGGGCAACAACAACAAGCGCATTGCCCGCATCAAGAGCGGTGAAGCTACCCGCCGCCCCAGCCGGGGACTGGTGTTCGTGAACCTGCGACGGATGCCGGGCACGCGCTACAAGGTACGCCTGTTCAAGAAACAGGAGCAGCGCCAGCTACAGCAGGAACTGCAGACCCGGTACCGGCAGCTCCTTCGCGTACAGCCCCTCGACACCACCTTTAGCCTGCTGCAATAA
- the dgt gene encoding dGTP triphosphohydrolase produces the protein MLHLTPDENSPAPMSWQRLLSRRRYPEQPQLHVVTDAPPVRGAFVQDYDRVVFSSAFRRLQRKTQVMPLPETDFVHTRLTHALETASVGRSLGRLGGRLLLEETEGLAVQLPHLDSDFGDIVAAACLVHDIGNPPFGHSGEDAISTYFRSAAAEPFVRMLTPAQRADLQQFEGNAAGFRTLTHTYAAHSSSSAGLGLTYATLGAFSKYPRPSVVAEPTLTGGVSEKKYGYFQTEAPRFHAVAQELGLLPKTGDTAEVGTFHRHPLAFLVEAADDICYRIIDLEDGLKLGLIPCQQGLDLLRELLGDAPDRRGSVEWRDWREELGYLRARLINRLVQQTARLFADRAPALLRGHADEPLVQQLDCWSQLQEIGRLTRQHLYESRPVLEIEAAGFEVLAGLLDAFLHATFDPQQSPRSRKLLQLLPAEFRAVGPQQGATPYEQIILLTDYIGGLTDENALSLFRTIHGVGLPGRV, from the coding sequence ATGCTCCACCTCACTCCCGACGAGAATTCCCCCGCCCCCATGAGTTGGCAGCGCCTGCTCAGCCGCCGCCGCTACCCCGAGCAACCCCAACTCCACGTTGTCACGGATGCGCCGCCGGTACGCGGGGCCTTTGTGCAGGATTACGACCGGGTGGTGTTCAGTTCGGCCTTCCGGCGGCTGCAGCGTAAAACCCAGGTGATGCCGTTGCCCGAAACTGACTTCGTGCACACGCGCCTCACCCATGCCCTCGAAACGGCCAGCGTGGGCCGCTCCCTGGGCCGCCTCGGGGGCCGGCTGCTGCTCGAAGAAACCGAAGGCCTCGCCGTACAGCTTCCGCACCTGGATAGTGACTTCGGCGACATTGTGGCCGCCGCCTGCCTGGTCCACGACATCGGTAACCCGCCTTTCGGGCACTCGGGCGAGGATGCCATTTCCACGTATTTCCGCAGTGCCGCCGCCGAGCCGTTTGTGCGCATGCTTACGCCCGCCCAGCGCGCCGATTTGCAGCAGTTTGAAGGTAACGCGGCCGGGTTTCGCACGCTTACACACACGTACGCGGCGCACAGCAGTAGCTCGGCCGGCCTGGGACTGACCTATGCCACGCTGGGGGCTTTTTCAAAATATCCCCGGCCTTCCGTGGTGGCAGAACCAACGCTTACAGGAGGCGTGAGCGAGAAAAAATACGGCTACTTTCAAACCGAAGCTCCACGTTTTCACGCGGTAGCGCAGGAGTTGGGGCTACTGCCTAAAACGGGTGATACTGCGGAAGTTGGCACGTTTCATCGGCATCCGCTGGCTTTTCTGGTAGAGGCCGCCGATGATATCTGTTACCGCATTATTGATCTGGAAGATGGCCTGAAGCTGGGACTGATTCCGTGTCAGCAGGGACTGGATTTACTGCGGGAGCTGCTGGGCGATGCGCCCGACCGCCGGGGCTCCGTGGAGTGGCGCGACTGGCGCGAGGAATTGGGTTACCTACGCGCCCGCCTCATCAATCGGCTGGTGCAGCAAACCGCCCGCCTGTTCGCCGATCGCGCCCCTGCGCTGCTGCGCGGCCACGCCGACGAGCCATTGGTGCAGCAGCTGGATTGCTGGTCGCAGCTGCAGGAAATCGGCCGGCTAACCCGGCAGCATCTCTACGAAAGCCGCCCGGTGCTCGAAATTGAGGCGGCGGGCTTTGAAGTGCTGGCCGGCCTGCTCGATGCCTTTCTGCACGCTACCTTCGACCCGCAGCAAAGCCCCCGCTCCCGCAAACTGCTGCAGTTGCTGCCGGCCGAGTTTCGGGCCGTCGGGCCGCAACAGGGTGCTACGCCCTACGAGCAGATTATTCTTCTCACCGATTACATCGGGGGCCTTACGGATGAGAATGCGCTCAGCCTGTTTCGTACCATTCACGGGGTTGGGCTGCCGGGCCGCGTGTAA
- a CDS encoding DUF1361 domain-containing protein: MSVAVLSLPQLRQRLNLLLVLGASLTLSVVLITFRVFLTHKISFVFLLWNLFLALIPFGLSTMLGLSAGRLRARVLLPVGAAWLLFFPNAPYILTDLFHLEPRVGVPYWYDLALILSCAWNGLMLAYASLTDMQQLVARRLGAGAGWAFATVALLLSSFGIYLGRFLRFNSWDILTNPVTLFYDIVSRLLHPAAHRGTWGVTLLYGVFLLLGYATVRLLGRLGEERGEA; encoded by the coding sequence ATGTCCGTTGCTGTCTTGTCTCTGCCCCAACTGCGCCAGCGCCTGAACTTGCTGCTGGTGCTGGGCGCGTCGCTCACGCTGAGCGTGGTGCTGATTACCTTCCGGGTTTTCCTGACGCACAAAATTTCCTTCGTCTTTCTGCTCTGGAACCTGTTTTTGGCCCTGATTCCGTTCGGTCTGAGCACCATGCTAGGGCTGTCGGCGGGGCGGCTGCGGGCGCGGGTACTGCTGCCGGTAGGGGCGGCCTGGCTGCTGTTTTTCCCCAATGCGCCCTACATCCTCACCGACCTGTTTCACCTCGAGCCCCGCGTCGGCGTGCCCTACTGGTACGATCTGGCCCTGATTCTGAGCTGCGCCTGGAACGGGCTGATGCTGGCCTACGCTTCTCTTACCGATATGCAACAGCTGGTAGCGCGCCGGCTGGGCGCGGGCGCGGGCTGGGCGTTTGCCACGGTGGCCTTGCTGCTGAGCAGCTTCGGTATTTACCTGGGCCGCTTCCTGCGGTTTAACAGCTGGGACATTCTCACCAACCCAGTCACGCTGTTCTATGATATCGTGAGCCGGCTGCTGCACCCGGCCGCGCACCGGGGCACCTGGGGTGTTACGCTGCTCTACGGCGTGTTTCTGCTGCTGGGCTACGCCACCGTGCGCCTCCTGGGCCGGCTGGGAGAGGAGCGAGGAGAGGCGTAA
- a CDS encoding TolC family protein has translation MTSVPNVRGCRPLLWILLVVFALLAGPVAAQPVARPAVRPTLSAAPADSGQVFSLNDLLTYVALRHPVARQAGLLPERALQEVRYARGMFDPTAASKYYGKTFGGKEYFHDWDSQLRVPLWFGADVKAGFDRGVGTYINPESQTSPAGLSYLGLSVPLAQGLLIDERRAAVRQAQALQGLAEAERRGALNKLLLQAAKDYWDWSLNYQRLRLLDRNAGLANVRFEAVRQRVIFGDLAAIDSVEALTELQNRLATLSQARVQFRNSTLLLSNYLWDEQQQPRELPAATRPQLLPGPADWRALPPDSVAQLSQLAQQIHPELQKSRAKLSQLGVERRLLTNKLLPKLSVDYNLLQAGQPFNPEKPASLSGAYLQNNYKLGVSFAYPLLLRQERAKLQLNRLKQQELQFDLQQDTREIETGVRTVANEWEALREQLTLQEQVVRNAERLRTGEQIRFENGESSVFLINSREATLVSARVKLAELQAKYAQTQATLRWAAGGIE, from the coding sequence ATGACCTCCGTGCCGAACGTGCGAGGCTGCCGGCCGCTTCTCTGGATTTTACTCGTAGTGTTTGCGCTGCTAGCGGGCCCCGTTGCCGCACAGCCCGTGGCGAGGCCTGCTGTCCGGCCAACCCTCAGCGCCGCCCCGGCCGATTCCGGTCAGGTATTCTCGCTCAACGATTTGCTGACCTACGTGGCGTTGCGCCACCCGGTGGCCCGGCAGGCCGGGCTGCTGCCCGAGCGCGCCTTGCAGGAAGTGCGCTATGCCCGGGGCATGTTCGACCCCACTGCCGCCAGCAAGTACTATGGCAAAACCTTCGGCGGCAAGGAGTATTTCCACGACTGGGACTCGCAGCTGCGGGTACCGCTCTGGTTCGGGGCCGACGTGAAGGCCGGCTTCGACCGGGGCGTGGGTACCTATATCAACCCCGAAAGCCAGACCTCGCCGGCCGGCCTGAGCTACCTGGGCCTCTCGGTGCCGCTGGCCCAGGGGCTGCTCATTGATGAGCGTCGGGCCGCCGTGCGCCAGGCCCAAGCACTGCAGGGACTGGCCGAAGCTGAGCGGCGCGGCGCCCTCAACAAGCTGCTGCTGCAGGCCGCTAAGGACTACTGGGACTGGAGCCTGAACTACCAGCGGCTGCGGCTGCTGGACCGCAACGCAGGCCTGGCCAACGTACGCTTCGAGGCCGTGCGCCAACGCGTAATATTTGGTGACTTGGCCGCCATTGATTCGGTGGAGGCGCTGACGGAGCTGCAGAACCGGTTGGCCACGCTGAGCCAGGCGCGGGTGCAGTTCCGTAACTCCACGCTGCTGCTCAGCAACTACCTCTGGGACGAGCAGCAGCAACCCCGGGAGCTACCCGCCGCCACCCGGCCCCAGCTGCTACCCGGCCCCGCCGACTGGCGCGCCCTCCCGCCCGACTCGGTGGCGCAGCTCAGCCAGTTGGCCCAGCAGATTCATCCGGAGCTGCAGAAAAGCCGGGCTAAGCTCAGCCAGCTGGGTGTGGAGCGACGGTTGCTCACCAACAAGCTGCTGCCCAAGCTTTCCGTCGATTATAACCTGCTGCAGGCCGGCCAGCCCTTCAACCCCGAAAAGCCGGCCAGTCTGAGCGGCGCGTACCTGCAGAACAACTATAAGCTGGGCGTGAGCTTTGCCTACCCACTGCTGCTGCGCCAGGAGCGCGCCAAGCTCCAGCTCAACCGTCTCAAGCAGCAAGAGCTCCAGTTTGATCTGCAGCAGGATACCCGCGAAATTGAAACCGGCGTGCGTACCGTGGCCAACGAGTGGGAAGCCCTGCGCGAGCAGCTGACTTTACAGGAGCAGGTGGTGCGCAACGCCGAGCGGCTGCGGACCGGCGAGCAGATTCGCTTCGAGAACGGGGAAAGCTCGGTGTTCCTCATCAACTCCCGCGAAGCCACCTTAGTATCGGCCCGCGTGAAGCTGGCGGAACTGCAGGCCAAGTACGCCCAGACCCAGGCCACCCTGCGCTGGGCCGCCGGCGGCATCGAGTAA